The following is a genomic window from Variovorax paradoxus.
AATCGCTGCGATCACCCAGACCATTGCATGCACTTCCCGTGCCCGCCCGGTAAAGAGCTTGAGCACGGCGTAGGTAATGAAGCCGAAGGCCAGGCCGTTGGCAATCGAGTAGGTGAACGGCATGGCCAGCGCGGTCACCGCCGCGGGAATCACCTCGGTGGTGTCTTCCCAGTCGAGCTCGACGAGGTCGCGCAGCATGAGGCAGCCCACGAAGAGCAGCGCCGGCGCGGTGGCATAGGCCGGCACCGAGCCCGCGAGCGGCGAGATCATCAGGCACGCGAGAAACAGCCCCGCCACCACCACGGCCGTGAGGCCGGTGCGCCCGCCCGCCTGTACGCCGGCCGCGCTTTCCACATAGGCCGTGGTACTCGATGTGCCCAGAAGCGAGCCCGCGAAGATGGCGCCGCTGTCGGCCAGGAGCGCCTTGTTCATGCGCTCCATCTTGCCGGGCACCAGGAGGCCCGCGCGCTTGGCCACGCCCATCAGCGTGCCGGTGGCGTCGAACATCTCGACCAGGAAGAACACCAGCACCACGTTCAGGATGCCGCCCTTCAGCGCGCCCATGATGTCCAGTTGCATGAAAGTGGGCGCAATCGAGGGCGGTGCGTCGAACACGCCATGGAACTTGTTGCCGCCGAAGAAGAACGACAGCACCGTCACCAGCATGATGCCGATGAGAATGGCGCCGCGCACCTTGAGCCGGTCGAGCGCCACGATCACCAGGAAGCCCAGCGTGGCCAGCACCACCGGTGCCGAATGCAGGTCGCCCAGCGTGACGAAGGTGGCTGGCGAGGCGGCCAC
Proteins encoded in this region:
- a CDS encoding NCS2 family permease, coding for MNRFEEVPKVTDPHASGTAARSAPHNANWLERVFKLTEHNTTVRTEVIAGLTTFLTMAYIIFVNPSILGDAGMPKGAVFVATCLIAALGTLIMGLYANYPIAMAPGMGLNAYFAYVVVLGMGYTWQVALGAVFISGTLFLVVTVTGLRELFIQGIPQSLRTAITVGIGMFLALIALKSAGVVAASPATFVTLGDLHSAPVVLATLGFLVIVALDRLKVRGAILIGIMLVTVLSFFFGGNKFHGVFDAPPSIAPTFMQLDIMGALKGGILNVVLVFFLVEMFDATGTLMGVAKRAGLLVPGKMERMNKALLADSGAIFAGSLLGTSSTTAYVESAAGVQAGGRTGLTAVVVAGLFLACLMISPLAGSVPAYATAPALLFVGCLMLRDLVELDWEDTTEVIPAAVTALAMPFTYSIANGLAFGFITYAVLKLFTGRAREVHAMVWVIAAIFLFKFAYIGGH